Proteins from a genomic interval of Paenibacillus sp. FSL R5-0623:
- a CDS encoding carbohydrate ABC transporter permease yields the protein MKQTIGEKLFQTANYIFLTLAAFTMLLPLLHLLAVSLSSPVAADSKEVFLWPVGFTFASWKHILQSSGLWQSFGVTVFITVVGTALSMLFSVLTAFPLSRREFMIRKQVMLGIVITMIFNAPMIPFFLTVRELGMMNSIWSLIIPGVIGTFNMVILRTFFMSLPKELDDTARIDGCHDFRILFQIYLPLSKPVLATVSLFYAVGYWNTFQRAVLFLRDPGLWPLQMKLRAYLTSPEELAQVNMFLGDYNFNTTTLKAATILFASVPIILVYPYLQKYFVKGSLLGSLKE from the coding sequence ATCAAGCAGACGATTGGAGAAAAGCTGTTCCAAACCGCCAACTACATTTTCCTGACGCTTGCGGCCTTTACAATGCTCCTTCCTTTGCTACATCTGCTTGCGGTTTCCCTGAGTTCGCCGGTTGCCGCAGACTCCAAAGAAGTATTTTTGTGGCCCGTCGGCTTTACTTTCGCGTCATGGAAACACATTCTACAAAGCTCGGGCTTATGGCAATCGTTTGGTGTAACCGTATTCATTACGGTAGTAGGTACTGCGCTTAGTATGTTATTTTCAGTGTTGACCGCTTTTCCGTTATCGCGCAGAGAATTCATGATTCGGAAACAAGTCATGCTGGGCATCGTTATTACGATGATTTTCAATGCACCGATGATCCCGTTCTTCCTGACGGTGAGGGAGCTGGGCATGATGAATTCCATCTGGTCCCTGATTATTCCTGGTGTAATTGGCACATTTAATATGGTCATTCTGCGTACCTTTTTCATGAGCTTGCCCAAAGAACTTGATGACACGGCCCGAATCGACGGTTGTCATGACTTCCGGATTCTGTTTCAGATTTATTTACCGTTATCCAAGCCGGTTCTGGCTACGGTCAGTCTGTTCTATGCGGTGGGATACTGGAACACGTTCCAGCGGGCGGTGCTTTTTCTACGTGATCCAGGGCTCTGGCCTTTGCAGATGAAGCTGCGAGCGTATTTAACCAGCCCGGAGGAACTGGCCCAGGTAAATATGTTTCTTGGGGATTACAACTTCAATACAACCACGTTAAAGGCAGCGACGATACTTTTTGCAAGCGTTCCCATTATTTTGGTGTATCCTTATTTACAGAAGTATTTTGTGAAAGGTTCATTGCTCGGATCACTGAAAGAATAA
- a CDS encoding Gfo/Idh/MocA family oxidoreductase produces MKKRYALCGVSGRALGQFAKPIHELFSHNSEVVALLDSDPARFEVYRARFPEHTEVAVYGTSDFGVMVNETRPDCIIVAGRDDTHAHYIVAALERDLDVITEKPMTTTGADARRILEAEARSKGNVIVTFNYRYMPIHMRIKELIQEGKLGRVTSIDLNWYIDTHHGSSYFKRWNRERAFSGGLSVHKSTHHFDLVQWWINQKPVEVFAYGALNYYGAEGEWNPAQEDGRHCRTCHVSEDCAYYSRWTSRSRQIRVPDDHLNQLGTASLQEFPYTSYRPDQCIFDSSIEIEDTYAATVKYSGGALMSYSVNFSLPYEGYRLAVNGTKGRLETLEYHMPARTPFPTPVQTIDYFPLFGSKETIHVVHREGGHGGGDPLLLEDIFLGEDKRRPYRILSGAEDGAYSVAAGEAVWRSVEEHRPISIDEVLGGWNSRVPTHKGREK; encoded by the coding sequence ATGAAAAAGAGATATGCCCTATGCGGGGTCAGCGGCAGAGCATTGGGACAATTTGCAAAACCAATTCATGAGCTGTTCTCTCATAATTCAGAGGTTGTCGCCCTGCTGGATAGCGATCCTGCACGGTTTGAAGTCTATCGCGCCCGTTTTCCTGAGCACACAGAAGTAGCGGTATATGGCACTTCGGATTTTGGGGTCATGGTCAATGAGACTCGGCCTGACTGCATCATCGTGGCTGGCAGGGACGATACTCATGCCCACTATATTGTTGCCGCGTTAGAGCGGGATCTCGATGTTATCACCGAAAAGCCAATGACGACTACTGGCGCTGATGCCAGACGCATTCTTGAAGCGGAAGCAAGGAGTAAGGGCAACGTCATCGTAACGTTCAATTATCGGTATATGCCGATCCACATGCGCATCAAGGAATTGATTCAGGAGGGGAAACTCGGTCGCGTCACTTCTATCGATCTTAACTGGTATATCGATACCCATCACGGCTCCAGTTATTTTAAACGGTGGAACCGTGAACGGGCATTCTCGGGCGGTCTGTCGGTTCATAAAAGCACTCACCACTTTGATCTGGTCCAGTGGTGGATCAATCAAAAGCCAGTTGAAGTTTTTGCCTATGGAGCACTGAACTATTACGGGGCTGAAGGCGAATGGAATCCGGCACAGGAGGACGGAAGACATTGCCGTACATGCCATGTCTCAGAAGATTGCGCCTATTATTCCCGCTGGACGTCCCGCAGTCGTCAGATTCGGGTACCGGATGATCATCTGAACCAGCTCGGTACAGCAAGCCTGCAGGAGTTTCCGTACACTTCATACCGTCCCGACCAGTGTATCTTCGATTCCAGCATTGAGATTGAAGACACGTATGCCGCAACCGTGAAATATAGCGGCGGCGCGCTGATGAGTTATTCAGTTAATTTCTCCCTTCCATACGAAGGGTACCGGTTGGCCGTGAATGGCACGAAGGGCAGGCTAGAAACATTGGAGTATCACATGCCGGCCCGGACGCCTTTTCCCACACCCGTCCAGACGATCGATTACTTTCCGCTCTTTGGTTCAAAAGAAACGATCCATGTTGTTCATCGTGAAGGTGGACATGGAGGAGGAGATCCACTGCTGCTGGAGGATATTTTCCTCGGCGAAGATAAGAGACGCCCTTACCGAATTCTGTCTGGCGCTGAAGACGGCGCTTATTCCGTTGCGGCTGGAGAAGCAGTGTGGCGATCTGTAGAAGAGCATCGGCCTATTTCCATAGACGAAGTGCTGGGGGGTTGGAACAGCAGAGTGCCCACGCACAAAGGGAGGGAGAAGTGA
- a CDS encoding extracellular solute-binding protein: MRKQLTRKIMPLMLSLAMLLVAGCGSATTNSGNDVGNGEGSGGAAKVKVFKSHMGVGSLPTADNPHVKYIAEQTGVQYELITTPPGSEPSEYLNLMIASDELPDILRPIGGIEQTLIQQGGALPLDELLPEYAPHVWESIPQEAWDIVRSASPDGKIYYVPKVFLVPERAPLIRQDWVDKVGMEMPKTTDDYVELLTAFRDKDPNGNGKPDELPTSGREFGRWMDHLFAMYGVAMWEGYPEWDEYDGKIQYAGTTDNMREAIKFIRMLYVEKLLDNETFLNKGEVWQAKINNNLVGSWYHLPANVRDRYNAMLTQAPDAYIAAMPLPKAEGFEAFVTQKSMGEPEWMIPATKQDNAPNALKLLDFFYNPENDEFGRFGLEGEQHEVKDGRKVILPPADNKPLALGMKNLTTAEDMNKRIEETYPEDQQQMVKDMFEVSTADARQIAGDGLPASVYEGFPDIQSHKLFQEVLTKIVIGELPIEAYDEYVKKWNASGGEVVTQRVQEWYEKVRK; encoded by the coding sequence ATGAGAAAACAACTGACCCGCAAGATAATGCCGCTAATGCTCAGTCTAGCCATGCTGTTGGTCGCTGGTTGTGGCTCAGCGACTACAAATTCCGGAAATGACGTTGGTAACGGCGAAGGCAGTGGTGGAGCTGCAAAAGTCAAAGTATTCAAAAGCCATATGGGCGTTGGCAGCTTGCCAACTGCGGATAATCCGCATGTGAAATACATCGCCGAACAGACGGGAGTCCAGTATGAACTCATTACAACGCCACCCGGTTCGGAGCCATCCGAATACTTAAACCTGATGATTGCCTCCGATGAACTGCCAGATATCCTGCGTCCGATCGGAGGTATTGAGCAGACACTGATTCAGCAGGGAGGCGCGTTACCACTGGATGAACTGCTGCCTGAATATGCACCGCATGTGTGGGAGAGTATTCCTCAGGAAGCTTGGGATATCGTTCGCTCTGCTTCCCCTGATGGCAAAATCTATTATGTGCCCAAGGTATTCCTTGTGCCTGAACGCGCACCGTTAATTCGTCAGGATTGGGTGGATAAGGTGGGCATGGAGATGCCAAAGACCACTGATGATTATGTGGAGCTGCTCACAGCCTTTCGTGACAAGGACCCGAATGGCAACGGCAAACCGGATGAACTGCCAACAAGCGGCAGGGAATTCGGCAGATGGATGGACCATTTGTTTGCGATGTACGGGGTAGCGATGTGGGAAGGGTATCCCGAATGGGATGAATACGATGGAAAGATCCAGTACGCAGGAACTACCGACAATATGCGGGAAGCAATCAAGTTCATTCGCATGTTATATGTGGAAAAACTGCTGGACAATGAAACCTTCCTGAACAAAGGGGAAGTGTGGCAGGCCAAAATCAATAATAACCTCGTAGGCAGCTGGTACCATTTGCCTGCAAATGTGCGAGATCGGTACAATGCGATGCTGACCCAGGCTCCAGATGCCTACATTGCAGCAATGCCGTTGCCCAAAGCCGAAGGATTTGAAGCTTTTGTCACCCAGAAGAGCATGGGTGAACCGGAATGGATGATCCCAGCCACCAAACAGGATAATGCGCCAAATGCGCTGAAACTGCTGGACTTCTTCTATAATCCTGAAAATGATGAGTTTGGTCGCTTTGGTCTTGAAGGTGAGCAGCATGAAGTCAAGGATGGACGCAAAGTCATTCTTCCACCTGCTGACAACAAACCGCTTGCCTTGGGTATGAAGAATCTCACTACAGCAGAAGACATGAATAAACGAATTGAAGAGACATATCCGGAAGATCAGCAGCAAATGGTCAAAGACATGTTCGAAGTCAGCACTGCTGATGCGCGGCAAATTGCCGGTGACGGTCTGCCAGCCTCTGTGTATGAAGGTTTTCCTGATATCCAGTCTCACAAGTTGTTTCAAGAGGTATTGACCAAGATTGTCATCGGCGAGCTGCCGATCGAGGCTTATGATGAATATGTGAAGAAATGGAATGCTTCCGGGGGCGAAGTGGTCACCCAGCGTGTACAGGAATGGTATGAGAAGGTGAGAAAATGA